The proteins below are encoded in one region of Fimbriimonadaceae bacterium:
- a CDS encoding tetratricopeptide repeat protein, which produces MNPAEAEFCSQCGAALKEAGDGSDAEVYKEFARANLFRMRGDSKSAIDVCLGVLRRFPNNVTAHGLLGDIYGESGQLRESAQWYEMALDLDPEAQGMRAKLEAVNERAKREEASQAAEQIGLPPKPQTPWAYIALVAVLVLAVGTSAYLLGRQSPPGPAPTAMHQPIEIDAPPVQQPPVTRPAPPTEENEPVPADTPIRAGALAAAVQAEIQGAVTVIAATQDPRGPRISVNVADQEDIDPRVTALTAGLAAFAARPQVARVHVTVLGKEPVFAGTVYAEEARRIQSSIQAGQPLSSLLDGAFTDVWPTPSEGQAPSATTGPGGQ; this is translated from the coding sequence ATGAACCCGGCCGAGGCCGAGTTCTGCTCCCAGTGCGGCGCGGCGCTCAAAGAGGCCGGCGACGGGAGCGACGCGGAAGTCTATAAGGAGTTCGCGCGAGCGAACCTCTTTCGCATGCGCGGCGACAGCAAGTCCGCCATTGACGTGTGCCTCGGCGTGCTCCGCCGGTTCCCGAACAACGTGACCGCCCACGGCTTGCTCGGCGACATCTATGGCGAGAGCGGCCAGCTTCGCGAGTCCGCCCAGTGGTACGAGATGGCGCTCGACCTCGATCCCGAGGCGCAGGGCATGCGCGCGAAGCTCGAGGCCGTGAACGAGCGCGCCAAGCGGGAAGAGGCTTCCCAGGCAGCGGAACAGATCGGCCTTCCCCCAAAGCCCCAAACGCCTTGGGCGTACATCGCCTTGGTCGCCGTGCTCGTGCTAGCCGTCGGGACCTCCGCGTACCTTCTCGGGCGACAGTCGCCCCCCGGGCCGGCCCCGACCGCCATGCACCAGCCGATCGAAATCGACGCCCCACCGGTGCAGCAGCCCCCCGTCACCAGACCGGCCCCTCCGACGGAAGAGAATGAACCCGTCCCCGCCGACACTCCAATCCGAGCCGGTGCGCTCGCCGCCGCCGTCCAAGCAGAAATCCAGGGCGCCGTCACCGTGATCGCCGCGACCCAAGACCCGCGCGGGCCACGAATCAGCGTCAACGTCGCCGACCAGGAAGACATCGACCCGCGGGTCACCGCGCTCACCGCTGGGCTCGCCGCCTTTGCCGCACGGCCCCAAGTGGCCCGGGTGCACGTCACCGTCCTCGGCAAAGAGCCAGTCTTCGCGGGAACGGTCTACGCCGAAGAGGCGCGCCGCATCCAGTCAAGCATCCAAGCGGGACAGCCGCTCAGCAGCCTTCTGGACGGAGCGTTCACCGACGTTTGGCCCACCCCGTCGGAAGGGCAGGCGCCTAGCGCCACAACAGGTCCGGGCGGACAATGA
- a CDS encoding DNA-3-methyladenine glycosylase produces the protein MSTYRSTLRTLLAELPVEEAAPHLLGAILRLHECSARIVEVEAYAGERDPGSHAWRGRTPRNQVMYGPPGYTYVYFTYGNHWMLNVTAAPAGVASALLIRAAQPLTGLESMRARRPKAKTDKDLLSGPGKLAAAFGIDSRFYAVDLLGEGPLVLEPGPPIARVVTDVRVGLSAGRGESTPWRFLDADSLDWASRPLPRLRLA, from the coding sequence ATGTCTACATATAGATCAACCCTGCGGACACTTCTCGCAGAATTACCGGTCGAAGAGGCAGCGCCTCACCTTTTGGGCGCCATACTTAGGTTGCACGAGTGCTCGGCGAGGATCGTCGAGGTCGAAGCTTATGCGGGGGAGCGCGACCCAGGAAGTCATGCCTGGCGCGGTCGAACGCCTCGCAACCAAGTCATGTACGGCCCTCCAGGGTATACGTATGTCTACTTTACCTACGGCAACCACTGGATGCTGAACGTCACGGCCGCACCGGCGGGGGTGGCCTCCGCGCTCCTCATCCGTGCTGCGCAGCCGCTCACCGGTTTAGAATCCATGCGCGCCCGGCGTCCGAAAGCGAAGACGGACAAAGACCTTCTGTCCGGCCCAGGAAAGCTTGCCGCCGCCTTTGGCATCGATTCGCGGTTCTACGCCGTGGACCTCTTGGGGGAGGGCCCGTTGGTGCTGGAGCCTGGGCCACCGATCGCGAGGGTGGTGACGGACGTCCGCGTCGGGCTCAGCGCAGGGCGGGGGGAGTCGACGCCGTGGCGGTTTCTCGATGCGGACTCATTGGACTGGGCGTCTCGCCCTCTTCCTCGATTGCGGCTCGCGTGA
- a CDS encoding carboxyltransferase domain-containing protein codes for MLVEILDGRPAHLVARALRTMEVEGLLDVNSSYDALGLYYSDTIIAEELEGLLDGLVVPEEGTTKDLTVPCCYELGPDLAEAAGELGLSESDFVALHSGSAYTCYAIGFQPGFPYLGWLPERLCGLGRLPSPRAAVLPGAVGVTGRQTGIYPGRSPGGWRLIGRTPLVVCDPAEGYFPIEAGDTVVFRPIRPDEFHDLEGQRL; via the coding sequence GTGCTTGTCGAGATATTGGACGGTCGGCCCGCCCATCTTGTTGCCCGGGCGTTGCGCACGATGGAGGTCGAAGGCCTGCTGGACGTCAACTCGTCGTACGACGCGCTGGGGCTTTACTATAGCGACACTATCATAGCCGAGGAGCTTGAGGGGCTTCTCGATGGCCTCGTGGTTCCCGAAGAGGGCACGACTAAGGATCTGACCGTGCCCTGCTGCTATGAGCTCGGACCAGACCTGGCCGAGGCGGCAGGGGAACTGGGGCTCAGCGAAAGCGACTTCGTCGCCCTCCACTCCGGGTCGGCCTATACGTGCTATGCCATCGGGTTCCAGCCCGGCTTTCCCTATCTGGGTTGGTTGCCGGAACGGCTTTGCGGCTTGGGCCGTCTCCCCTCGCCACGGGCCGCGGTCTTGCCTGGGGCGGTGGGGGTGACGGGGAGACAGACCGGGATCTATCCGGGGCGGAGCCCCGGCGGGTGGCGGTTGATCGGACGCACTCCGCTCGTGGTCTGCGACCCGGCCGAGGGCTATTTCCCGATCGAAGCGGGTGACACGGTCGTCTTCCGGCCGATCCGCCCGGACGAGTTTCACGACCTGGAGGGGCAGCGGCTGTGA
- a CDS encoding adenylosuccinate synthase, with protein sequence MPTLVIVGAQWGDEAKGKMVDVLGGDAKVVVRYSGGNNAGHTVTVGEEVFKFHLLPAAILHPGVVSVIGGGTAVCPKALLDELDNLKSRRPEIGRLVVSPSAHVVFPFHRQDDARQEEARGKDKIGTTSRGIGPTYTDKVRRTGIRMVDLVRPERLRQKLTGLAELRNGAYDSAGSTFDAEALYREYQALGQRLGPYVVDTDTIVQEAVLRGDKVMFEGAQGTMLDLDHGTYPYVTSSHPIAGGACLGTGIGPRDIHSVLAVAKAYTTRVGEGPFPTELLDETGEAIRRQGQEFGTTTGRPRRCGWLDLKVLRYSARVNSLSGWILTRLDVLSGIEKLKVATGYRLDGELLPGLPYCSEDWERVEPVYEEFEGWSEDLTSARQISDLPASAQRYLSAIEDLTDTPMAILSIGPERDQTVIVRPDLLWR encoded by the coding sequence ATGCCGACATTGGTGATCGTTGGCGCCCAATGGGGCGACGAAGCAAAGGGGAAGATGGTGGACGTTCTTGGCGGCGACGCCAAGGTGGTCGTCCGCTATAGCGGAGGGAACAACGCGGGCCACACGGTGACGGTGGGCGAGGAGGTGTTCAAGTTCCACCTGCTCCCGGCCGCGATCTTGCACCCGGGGGTCGTCTCGGTCATCGGGGGCGGCACGGCCGTCTGTCCGAAAGCGCTCCTGGATGAGCTGGATAACCTAAAGTCCCGACGCCCTGAGATCGGCCGGCTCGTCGTGAGTCCTTCGGCCCACGTCGTCTTTCCGTTCCACCGCCAGGACGACGCCCGACAGGAAGAGGCGCGGGGGAAGGACAAGATCGGGACCACCTCCCGCGGTATCGGCCCGACCTATACCGACAAGGTCCGCCGCACCGGCATTCGGATGGTCGACCTCGTGCGACCGGAGAGGCTGCGCCAGAAGTTGACCGGCCTGGCCGAGCTGCGGAACGGGGCGTACGACAGTGCCGGCTCGACCTTTGACGCGGAGGCCCTCTACCGGGAGTACCAGGCGCTCGGCCAGCGTCTTGGCCCATATGTCGTGGACACCGACACGATCGTCCAGGAAGCGGTGCTGAGGGGCGACAAGGTCATGTTCGAGGGCGCCCAGGGCACCATGCTGGACCTCGACCACGGCACCTATCCCTATGTCACAAGCAGCCACCCGATCGCGGGAGGCGCCTGTCTCGGAACCGGGATCGGCCCGCGCGACATCCACTCGGTGCTGGCGGTGGCGAAGGCTTACACGACGCGGGTCGGCGAAGGGCCGTTCCCGACCGAGCTTTTGGACGAGACAGGCGAAGCTATCCGCCGACAGGGCCAGGAATTCGGAACGACGACGGGCCGTCCCCGGAGGTGCGGCTGGCTCGACCTCAAGGTCTTGCGCTATTCCGCCCGGGTCAACTCGTTGAGCGGTTGGATCCTGACCCGCTTGGACGTGCTTTCGGGCATCGAGAAGCTGAAAGTGGCCACCGGGTACCGGCTGGACGGCGAGCTCCTTCCCGGGTTGCCTTATTGCAGCGAGGACTGGGAACGGGTGGAGCCGGTCTATGAGGAGTTCGAAGGCTGGTCGGAAGACTTGACCTCGGCGCGTCAGATCTCCGACCTGCCGGCTTCGGCGCAGCGCTATCTCTCCGCGATCGAGGACCTGACGGACACGCCGATGGCGATCCTCAGCATCGGCCCTGAGCGCGACCAGACTGTCATTGTCCGCCCGGACCTGTTGTGGCGCTAG
- a CDS encoding LamB/YcsF family protein, whose product MKRIDLNVDLGEGSPDDQSLMALASSANVCAGEHAGSRVLALETMALAREACLRVGIHPGYPDRANFGRVGIGATGLDPTLVRASLLDQCRFGMAEGAAYLKPHGAFYNESASEGWAFECLCACLRETGLPLLGLAATAHESAAESVGVGFFREGFADRGYGEGGRLLPRGGPGAMLAPAEAAAQAVRLAAGVDSLCVHGDGPQASETLHRVRAALVGAGYEVGA is encoded by the coding sequence GTGAAGCGGATCGACCTCAACGTCGATCTCGGCGAGGGTTCTCCGGACGACCAGAGCCTGATGGCCCTCGCGAGCAGTGCGAACGTCTGCGCGGGGGAGCATGCAGGATCGCGCGTGCTGGCCCTGGAGACGATGGCGCTGGCGAGAGAGGCGTGTTTGCGCGTGGGCATCCACCCGGGCTATCCGGACCGGGCGAACTTTGGCCGGGTGGGGATTGGTGCCACAGGGCTTGACCCGACCCTGGTCCGCGCCTCGCTGCTGGACCAGTGCCGCTTTGGCATGGCCGAGGGCGCGGCGTATTTGAAGCCTCACGGAGCCTTCTACAACGAGTCGGCGAGCGAGGGGTGGGCTTTCGAGTGTCTTTGCGCATGCCTTCGGGAGACAGGCTTGCCTCTCTTGGGCTTGGCGGCGACGGCCCACGAATCGGCGGCGGAGAGCGTGGGGGTTGGCTTCTTCCGCGAAGGGTTCGCCGACCGTGGCTATGGCGAAGGAGGGCGGCTCTTGCCTCGCGGAGGGCCGGGGGCGATGCTCGCACCGGCCGAAGCGGCCGCGCAGGCGGTGCGTCTTGCTGCGGGCGTGGACTCTCTCTGCGTCCACGGCGATGGCCCGCAGGCGTCCGAGACCTTGCACCGCGTGCGCGCGGCCCTTGTCGGGGCTGGCTACGAGGTCGGGGCTTGA
- a CDS encoding CAP domain-containing protein: MLSLLCLILAHQPDPLELACDTVDQIRALHGLPAIVRDLSLDSAAQGQADYMAANKLVSHTQDPKLPKATKAKLEDRVKDAGYDGPTWELLGYSSSSVVDSVVAIFASPYHRTAFLTPGEVRAGVGVRSNYVCLLFGEGPKNQIILSPPDRAAAIPVNWLGGSGFEPAKGPYGYPVVARLGAPEEMLDSATITLARQSQPIDIIIQRGSDSGMLKGCLVAVPRAPLKKNSTYNASLSIRLKSGQSRTIDWSFSTEH, from the coding sequence ATGCTTTCCCTGCTTTGCTTGATCCTCGCCCACCAGCCAGATCCGCTCGAACTCGCATGTGACACGGTCGACCAAATCCGTGCCCTTCACGGCTTGCCTGCCATCGTCCGCGACCTCAGCTTAGATTCCGCCGCCCAGGGACAAGCCGACTACATGGCGGCGAACAAACTCGTCTCCCACACTCAGGACCCCAAGCTCCCAAAGGCGACGAAAGCCAAGCTGGAAGACCGCGTGAAAGACGCTGGCTACGACGGCCCGACTTGGGAGTTGCTCGGATATTCAAGCTCCTCGGTCGTCGACAGCGTCGTCGCGATCTTCGCCTCGCCCTATCACCGCACGGCCTTCCTCACCCCCGGCGAAGTCCGCGCCGGAGTGGGCGTGCGCAGCAACTACGTCTGCCTCCTCTTCGGCGAAGGCCCGAAGAACCAGATCATCCTTTCCCCCCCAGACCGGGCCGCAGCGATCCCCGTCAACTGGCTGGGTGGAAGCGGCTTCGAACCGGCCAAGGGACCCTATGGCTACCCGGTCGTCGCGAGACTAGGCGCCCCGGAAGAAATGCTGGATTCGGCCACGATAACCCTCGCCCGTCAAAGTCAACCTATCGACATCATCATCCAACGCGGCAGCGACAGTGGAATGCTGAAAGGCTGCCTTGTGGCCGTCCCGCGGGCACCCCTCAAGAAGAACTCGACCTACAACGCAAGCCTATCGATCAGGTTGAAGAGCGGCCAGTCGCGAACGATCGACTGGTCGTTCTCCACCGAGCATTGA
- the dut gene encoding dUTP diphosphatase, with amino-acid sequence MDPALSIPILLEPGAAAPEYATEGAAGLDLRSNEGVELQPLERRLVGTGVRIALPPGYEGQVRPRSGLAMRLGLSMVNAPGTIDSDYRGEIKVILINLGSDPIRLEKGERIAQLVVARYERANLVVVPELSESARGAGGFGSTGTS; translated from the coding sequence ATGGACCCCGCGCTCTCAATACCGATCCTGCTGGAACCCGGTGCCGCCGCTCCGGAATACGCCACCGAGGGCGCGGCTGGACTGGACCTGCGCAGCAACGAGGGAGTCGAGCTCCAGCCCCTCGAAAGGAGACTCGTGGGCACGGGCGTGCGGATCGCGCTGCCCCCTGGCTATGAGGGCCAGGTGCGTCCCCGGAGCGGCCTCGCCATGCGCCTCGGCCTCAGCATGGTGAACGCCCCCGGGACGATCGACTCGGACTATCGAGGTGAGATCAAGGTCATCCTGATAAACCTGGGTTCGGACCCGATTCGTCTGGAAAAGGGAGAGCGGATCGCCCAGCTCGTCGTGGCCCGCTATGAGCGCGCAAACCTCGTCGTCGTCCCGGAACTTTCTGAATCAGCCCGTGGCGCGGGCGGGTTTGGAAGCACAGGAACCAGCTAG
- a CDS encoding DNA polymerase III subunit alpha produces MTERKLISKWREAGSWWEGEPPREFVQWRDEKGIKREKSRVLPRLNTPANSKPYEENHKEEASLRPRKTRDEKVSKACGYTQDLHPIVRNKPFVSTYCPLQLNSGYSFGRSVMLAKEIPRRAAAMGIGSACLADRFALIGAMEFHREAHENGVKPLIGATLDLEEGGDLILIARDKHGYQQLSQLITACHLEEPRLFPLANRTRLERYSRGLLVVTGGDNGVLSRLLLQGQFEKANETLAFLASLYGQENVFLGIERTFLPWGSMVEHHLLHLARLHRVLPVACNPMLHSTPEAFPAQDVALCAESLCTVEEIVGRKPLRHASQLAANERPLRSLNQERYFRAPSDMAGLFSDKPELLENTLRVVERCESNVMPARTKLPSHFGDPGSALHELVKCLARERHGTMAKGLKSRIDMELERITRMGYADHFLVAWDTCNWARKQGVSFSGRGSMVDSAVAYCLGMSRIDAYKHNLHFDRFMPEDGSKRPDIDIDFEAHRREDIRNYLTNKYGKEKVATVAAIGAYCVRGIVREVGKALELPQEAISFLAKRLHGGVSPEHLEEALAKKPELRGSNIPRERLHWLFKLAEALADVPRNMRAHSSGVVISDRPIAETVPVMHSASETDTDPDGASPCLRIIQWDKRSAKHVFDKFDVLCLRGHDVLSGAEERIKVHEPNFRSEDVPADCVENYRTMRSGELIGIPQSASPAMRQAHMRLETRDLHDASLVQAGIRPGVGGAVKINELIARRRGLKPYTFDHPDLEAILGHSYGIVVFQEQIDQLLQVFCGYSSGEAEDIRDEIHKRRREDYGESLKHVLISRAMEKGYSADVANQVYKYVAEFKGYGFAQGHALAFAEISLRSIYLQQNYPAPYFAALLDAQPAGYYGPCTIVNEARSRGVSILPPCINRSHMKWLVEDTISAIRDTPELVRRAHTKARQTISPTIKLTVPSSAIRAPLVSVHGLSAKVAEKIALEVTKRPFSSLYDLCVRVKPSRDELESLILCGACDSICANRRALLWAVVPTLDASRTQKGKLDLGGIEPTIDLSVEDFSDAEKSIRERAILGVDITRHLMAFERERVADRGGITASEAKRMEPNRKAIVVGNPIRLRFPPTPSGKRVVFFDLEDETGLLNVTCFDRVYQKDGHSIVCSPYVTIIGRSQWRDGHTAFLAERVFPYNPLITTLADTTQLPITTSDFLVG; encoded by the coding sequence GTGACGGAACGAAAACTGATTTCCAAATGGCGCGAGGCAGGTTCTTGGTGGGAAGGTGAGCCGCCGCGCGAGTTTGTCCAGTGGCGCGACGAGAAAGGGATCAAACGTGAAAAGTCGCGTGTCCTTCCTAGGTTAAATACCCCAGCAAATAGCAAACCATACGAGGAAAACCATAAGGAAGAAGCTTCCTTACGGCCGCGAAAGACTCGGGACGAGAAAGTGTCCAAAGCCTGCGGATACACGCAGGATTTGCATCCTATCGTCCGGAACAAGCCATTCGTCTCCACGTATTGTCCGCTTCAACTTAACTCAGGATACTCCTTCGGAAGAAGTGTCATGCTAGCGAAAGAAATCCCTAGACGTGCGGCCGCTATGGGAATCGGCTCTGCTTGCCTCGCCGACCGGTTCGCGCTCATCGGCGCGATGGAGTTCCACCGTGAAGCCCACGAAAACGGGGTGAAACCGCTCATCGGCGCAACCCTGGATCTTGAAGAAGGGGGAGATCTTATCCTTATCGCACGGGACAAACATGGATATCAACAGCTGTCCCAACTTATCACGGCGTGTCATCTAGAGGAACCTCGCCTGTTTCCACTGGCCAACCGCACGCGACTTGAGCGCTATTCGCGTGGGCTGCTCGTGGTGACAGGTGGTGACAATGGCGTCTTATCGAGACTTCTTCTCCAAGGACAATTTGAGAAGGCGAATGAAACCCTCGCATTCTTGGCTAGCCTGTATGGACAAGAGAATGTATTCCTTGGTATCGAAAGAACGTTTCTTCCGTGGGGATCAATGGTGGAACACCACTTGCTTCACCTCGCCAGGCTACACAGGGTTTTGCCTGTCGCATGCAACCCCATGCTCCACAGTACACCAGAAGCTTTTCCCGCACAGGACGTCGCCCTATGTGCAGAGTCACTGTGTACTGTCGAAGAAATCGTGGGCCGTAAACCATTACGCCATGCCTCTCAACTCGCCGCTAATGAACGGCCACTGCGATCCCTCAATCAGGAGCGCTACTTTAGAGCACCGTCTGATATGGCTGGGCTTTTCAGCGACAAACCAGAATTGTTGGAAAATACCCTGCGCGTCGTTGAACGTTGTGAATCGAACGTCATGCCTGCCCGCACTAAGCTTCCAAGCCACTTCGGAGACCCCGGTAGCGCACTTCACGAGCTTGTTAAGTGCCTGGCCCGAGAAAGGCACGGCACTATGGCGAAAGGGCTGAAATCTAGGATCGACATGGAACTGGAAAGAATCACACGAATGGGTTATGCCGACCATTTCCTTGTTGCCTGGGACACGTGCAACTGGGCTCGCAAGCAAGGTGTTTCCTTCTCGGGACGGGGCTCGATGGTGGATTCTGCCGTGGCTTATTGCTTGGGCATGAGCCGCATTGATGCATATAAGCACAACCTCCATTTTGATCGATTTATGCCTGAAGACGGCAGCAAGAGACCAGATATCGATATTGACTTTGAGGCGCACAGGCGCGAAGATATCCGCAACTACTTGACGAATAAGTATGGTAAAGAGAAAGTCGCCACAGTCGCAGCAATTGGCGCCTATTGCGTCAGAGGTATTGTCCGAGAAGTCGGTAAGGCTCTTGAACTTCCACAAGAGGCGATTTCTTTCCTGGCAAAACGGCTTCATGGCGGAGTCTCGCCGGAGCATCTAGAAGAAGCGTTGGCTAAGAAGCCCGAACTTAGAGGAAGCAACATACCAAGGGAAAGGCTCCACTGGCTCTTCAAGTTGGCAGAGGCCCTGGCCGATGTGCCACGCAATATGCGCGCCCACTCTTCTGGGGTCGTCATCAGTGACCGGCCGATAGCAGAGACGGTCCCAGTAATGCACTCTGCGTCGGAGACAGACACAGACCCTGACGGTGCCAGCCCTTGTCTAAGGATAATCCAATGGGACAAGAGGAGCGCAAAGCATGTCTTCGACAAATTCGATGTGCTTTGCCTTCGTGGCCACGACGTCCTATCTGGCGCAGAAGAACGGATCAAAGTTCATGAGCCCAACTTTCGATCCGAAGATGTGCCAGCCGACTGTGTTGAAAACTATAGGACAATGCGCTCTGGTGAGCTGATTGGGATCCCTCAATCCGCTTCTCCAGCAATGCGCCAGGCACATATGCGATTGGAGACTCGCGACCTTCACGATGCGAGTCTAGTCCAAGCTGGTATTCGCCCTGGCGTCGGTGGAGCAGTAAAGATTAACGAACTTATTGCTCGGCGTCGAGGCTTAAAACCCTACACTTTCGACCATCCTGACTTAGAGGCGATCTTAGGGCATTCTTATGGGATCGTCGTGTTCCAAGAGCAAATCGACCAACTTCTCCAGGTCTTCTGTGGTTATTCGAGCGGAGAAGCTGAGGACATCCGTGACGAGATCCATAAGAGGAGGCGGGAGGACTATGGAGAGAGCCTGAAACATGTCCTGATTTCAAGGGCAATGGAGAAGGGCTACTCGGCCGATGTTGCGAATCAAGTTTATAAGTATGTCGCTGAATTTAAAGGTTATGGGTTCGCGCAAGGGCACGCCCTTGCCTTCGCTGAAATTTCACTTAGGAGCATCTATTTGCAACAAAACTACCCTGCTCCATATTTTGCCGCGTTACTGGACGCACAGCCCGCAGGATATTACGGACCTTGCACAATTGTGAACGAAGCGAGATCCAGAGGGGTCTCTATCTTGCCGCCGTGCATCAATAGGAGTCATATGAAGTGGCTCGTCGAGGATACAATAAGCGCGATAAGGGACACTCCAGAACTTGTTCGACGTGCGCATACAAAGGCACGGCAAACAATAAGCCCTACAATAAAGCTCACTGTTCCTAGTTCAGCGATCAGGGCACCTCTGGTCAGCGTACACGGACTTTCCGCTAAGGTTGCGGAGAAGATCGCCCTAGAAGTCACGAAACGTCCGTTTTCTAGCCTTTATGATCTTTGCGTACGTGTGAAACCGAGTCGCGACGAGCTTGAGAGCCTTATTTTGTGCGGTGCCTGCGATTCTATATGCGCGAACCGTCGAGCCTTACTTTGGGCCGTCGTCCCCACGCTTGATGCTAGCAGAACACAGAAAGGAAAACTTGATCTTGGAGGCATTGAACCAACGATAGACCTCTCCGTCGAAGATTTTTCCGATGCAGAAAAGTCAATAAGAGAACGTGCAATATTGGGAGTGGACATAACCAGACATCTCATGGCATTCGAGCGAGAGCGTGTGGCGGACAGAGGAGGGATAACTGCCTCTGAAGCGAAGCGTATGGAACCGAACAGGAAGGCCATCGTGGTCGGAAACCCAATACGACTGAGGTTTCCCCCGACCCCAAGCGGCAAGCGAGTGGTCTTCTTCGATCTGGAAGATGAAACCGGACTGTTAAATGTAACATGCTTTGACCGTGTGTACCAAAAGGACGGCCACTCGATCGTTTGCTCGCCCTATGTGACGATCATCGGGAGGAGCCAGTGGCGCGATGGTCACACGGCGTTCCTGGCAGAGCGCGTTTTCCCCTACAACCCTCTCATCACCACGCTTGCCGACACGACACAACTCCCCATCACGACTTCCGACTTTCTAGTCGGTTAA
- a CDS encoding glycine C-acetyltransferase, with protein sequence MNETLQGWLADEIQKLHDQHLYKRPRTLQSAAGGRVRMDGKDVVNMSSNNYLGLANHPRVREAALRAVEEWGVGAGAVRWIGGNMAVHDQLEERLAKFKKVEAVLVFSSGFTANSGCIPAVTTADDVIISDELNHASIIDGVRLSAAAYKKSEGWVYQHKDMDALEDCLKRSQGFRKRMVITDGVFSMDGDIAPLPDIVALAERYDAFVMVDDAHASGVLGKNGAGTASHFDLYGRVDIQLGTLSKALGVVGGYIAGSAKLKEWLINRGRPYLFSTAHPPMVAAALVAALDVMENDPEPMRRLWENARWWKEALKGQGFDTMGSETPITPVYVGDEAAAQEMERRLWDEGVYALSIVYPTVPRERARIRTMPSAAHSQEDLDFALQAFVKVRDQVAARA encoded by the coding sequence ATGAACGAGACCCTCCAGGGTTGGCTCGCCGATGAGATCCAGAAGCTGCACGACCAGCACCTTTATAAAAGGCCACGGACCTTGCAGTCGGCCGCCGGCGGACGCGTCCGCATGGACGGAAAGGACGTGGTCAACATGTCCAGCAACAACTATCTCGGGCTCGCCAACCACCCGCGCGTGCGCGAAGCGGCACTCCGCGCGGTCGAAGAGTGGGGGGTCGGCGCGGGTGCGGTCCGCTGGATCGGCGGCAACATGGCCGTCCACGACCAACTTGAGGAGAGGCTCGCCAAGTTCAAGAAGGTCGAGGCGGTCCTCGTTTTCAGCAGCGGATTCACGGCCAACAGCGGCTGCATCCCGGCCGTCACGACCGCCGACGACGTCATCATCAGCGATGAGCTGAACCACGCCTCGATCATCGACGGCGTCCGCCTCTCCGCAGCCGCCTACAAAAAAAGCGAGGGCTGGGTCTACCAGCATAAAGACATGGACGCCCTAGAGGACTGCCTCAAACGCTCCCAAGGCTTCCGGAAGAGGATGGTCATCACGGACGGGGTCTTCAGCATGGACGGCGACATCGCGCCCTTGCCGGATATCGTCGCCCTGGCCGAGCGGTACGACGCGTTCGTCATGGTCGACGACGCCCATGCCAGCGGCGTGCTCGGCAAGAACGGTGCCGGGACGGCCTCGCACTTCGACCTTTATGGCCGCGTCGACATCCAACTCGGGACCCTCAGCAAGGCGCTCGGTGTCGTCGGCGGCTACATCGCGGGCAGCGCGAAGCTCAAAGAGTGGCTGATCAACCGTGGCCGGCCCTATCTCTTTTCAACCGCCCACCCCCCGATGGTCGCGGCCGCGCTCGTCGCGGCGCTCGACGTCATGGAGAACGACCCAGAACCCATGCGGCGGCTCTGGGAGAACGCGCGCTGGTGGAAAGAGGCGCTAAAGGGCCAAGGGTTCGACACCATGGGAAGCGAGACCCCGATCACCCCCGTCTACGTCGGCGACGAAGCCGCCGCCCAAGAAATGGAACGCAGGCTTTGGGACGAGGGCGTCTACGCCCTCAGCATCGTCTACCCGACCGTGCCGCGCGAAAGAGCACGGATCCGCACCATGCCCTCCGCCGCCCATTCCCAAGAGGACCTGGACTTCGCGTTGCAAGCGTTCGTCAAGGTTCGCGACCAGGTGGCAGCCCGGGCTTGA